From Zalophus californianus isolate mZalCal1 chromosome 16, mZalCal1.pri.v2, whole genome shotgun sequence, one genomic window encodes:
- the LHX1 gene encoding LIM/homeobox protein Lhx1, protein MVHCAGCKRPILDRFLLNVLDRAWHVKCVQCCECKCNLTEKCFSREGKLYCKNDFFRCFGTKCAGCAQGISPSDLVRRARSKVFHLNCFTCMMCNKQLSTGEELYIIDENKFVCKEDYLSNSSVAKENSLHSATTGSDPSLSPDSQDPSQDDAKDSESANVSDKEGGSNENDDQNLGAKRRGPRTTIKAKQLETLKAAFAATPKPTRHIREQLAQETGLNMRVIQVWFQNRRSKERRMKQLSALGARRHAFFRSPRRMRPLVDRLEPGELIPNGPFSFYGDYQSEYYGPGGNYDFFPQGPPSSQAQTPVDLPFVPSSGPSGTPLGGLEHPLPGHHPSSEAQRFTDILAHPPGDSPSPEPSLPGPLHSMSAEVFGPSPPFSSLSVNGGASYGNHLSHPPEMNEAAVW, encoded by the exons ATGGTGCACTGTGCCGGCTGCAAAAGGCCCATCCTGGACCGCTTCCTCTTGAACGTGCTGGACAGGGCCTGGCATGTCAAGTGCGTCCAGTGCTGTGAATGTAAATGCAACCTGACCGAGAAGTGCTTCTCCCGGGAAGGCAAGCTCTACTGCAAGAACGACTTTTTCCG ATGTTTCGGTACCAAATGCGCCGGCTGCGCGCAGGGCATCTCCCCTAGCGACCTGGTGCGGAGAGCGCGGAGCAAAGTGTTTCATCTAAACTGCTTCACCTGCATGATGTGTAACAAGCAGCTCTCCACTGGCGAGGAGCTCTATATCATCGACGAGAACAAATTTGTCTGCAAAGAGGATTACCTAAGCAACAGCAGTGTCGCCAAAGAGAACAGCCTCCACTCGG ccaccACGGGCAGTGACCCCAGTTTGTCTCCGGACTCCCAAGACCCATCACAGGATGATGCCAAGGACTCAGAGAGTGCCAACGTATCAGACAAGGAAGGGGGCAGCAATGAGAATGACGACCAGAACCTGGGCGCCAAGCGGCGGGGCCCGCGTACCACCATCAAGGCGAAGCAACTGGAAACTCTGAAGGCGGCCTTCGCTGCTACCCCCAAGCCCACGCGCCATATCCGTGAGCAGCTGGCTCAGGAGACTGGCCTCAACATGCGTGTCATCCAG GTCTGGTTCCAGAATAGACGCTCCAAGGAACGGAGGATGAAGCAGCTGAGCGCGCTGGGCGCCCGGCGCCACGCCTTCTTCCGCAGTCCGCGCCGGATGCGGCCGCTCGTGGACCGCCTGGAGCCGGGCGAGCTCATCCCCAACGGGCCCTTCTCCTTCTACGGAG ATTACCAGAGCGAGTACTACGGGCCCGGGGGCAACTACGACTTCTTCCCGCAAGGCCCCCCGTCCTCGCAGGCTCAGACGCCAGTGGACCTGCCCTTCGTGCCGTCGTCCGGGCCCTCCGGGACGCCTCTGGGCGGCCTGGAGCACCCGCTGCCCGGCCACCACCCGTCGAGCGAGGCGCAGCGGTTCACTGACATCCTGGCGCATCCCCCCGGGGACTCGCCCAGCCCTGAGCCCAGCCTGCCCGGGCCTCTACACTCAATGTCGGCTGAGGTCTTCGGGCCCAGCCCGCCCTTCTCATCGCTGTCGGTCAACGGCGGGGCGAGCTATGGGAACCACCTGTCTCACCCCCCCGAAATGAACGAGGCGGCCGTGTGGTAG